One genomic window of Salvia splendens isolate huo1 unplaced genomic scaffold, SspV2 ctg1061, whole genome shotgun sequence includes the following:
- the LOC121788505 gene encoding uncharacterized protein At1g01500-like: MDVNGEEMLISLREMGDSYEELHENGHHTVTRHPSYQHSSVQWLDLRVFYVRVSKCVVDDDSTPEHLTLNHVPLNRDTLLEVNGVRTSIYSDGVSTLLKRDRLDKQSEMITFVSTDSIRVTGSVKFEVFRENVLVLMGRLELCHSNGSLGEHRHQGQIWSMSCESDLVAGTGFLKGNQNACAPAVEVYVAGSFSGSPIILTQTLHFSHHRRKQMRKGMLEAIPEYEMAFSHKEGPSTLTMPLRNFQDYRQEEEGHSNAYYGMEYLEGEDGELSWFNAGVRVGVGIGLGICLGVGVGVGLLVRTYHGTTRNFTRRLL; this comes from the exons ATGGATGTCAATGGAGAGGAGATGCTGATTTCTCTTAGAGAAATGGGGGATTCCTATGAGGAGCTACATGAAAACGGCCACCACACCGTCACGAGGCACCCCTCCTACCAGCATAGTAGTGTGCAGTGGCTTGATTTGAGAGTGTTCTATGTTAGAGTGAGCAAATGTGTTGTTGATGATGACTCAACGCCCGAGCACCTCACGCTAAATCACGTCCCGTTGAATCGCGACACTCTCCTAGAGGTGAATGGTGTGAGGACTAGCATATACTCTGATGGTGTGTCCACCCTGTTGAAAAGGGACAGGCTGGATAAGCAGTCCGAAATGATCACGTTTGTGAGCACGGACAGCATTAGGGTGACGGGGAGTGTGAAGTTTGAGGTCTTCCGTGAGAATGTGCTCGTGCTAATGGGTAGGTTAGAGCTTTGCCATAGCAATGGATCTTTAGGGGAGCATAGGCATCAGGGGCAGATTTGGAGCATGAGTTGTGAGTCGGATTTAGTTGCAGGCACTGGATTTCTCAAAGGGAACCAGAATGCGTGTGCACCGGCTGTTGAAGTTTATGTGGCCGGTAGCTTCTCGGGTAGTCCTataatactgactcagactttgcACTTCAGCCACCACAGGAGGAAGCAGATGAGGAAAGGGATGCTGGAAGCTATACCAGAATATGAGATGGCGTTTAGCCATAAAGAGGGTCCGTCCACGCTCACAATGCCG CTGAGGAACTTTCAAGATTATAGGCAAGAAGAGGAAGGGCACAGCAACGCCTATTATGGTATGGAATATTTAGAGGGCGAAGATGGGGAGTTATCGTGGTTCAATGCCGGTGTAAGGGTAGGAGTTGGAATCGGCCTTGGGATCTGCCTCGGAGTTGGGGTGGGAGTGGGGTTGCTGGTTCGGACATACCACGGGACTACAAGAAACTTCACGAGGCGCCTTCTGTAA
- the LOC121788509 gene encoding probable receptor-like serine/threonine-protein kinase At4g34500 has protein sequence MADSGDSDGGSAFTAKTPILHQKLYVVIIVTVLLALAVFILVFIFLRRRSCTRRRTGAKRGAGLIPLVNEPDQRAADEISNVVEKKVFVVENVVKAEQIESESKKASSVSYESSTTRSESSSVSTDGLGSFGWGKCYSLRELQTASNQFSDENVIGEGGYGVVYCGVLHDGSVVAIKNLSNKRGHAEKEFKVEVEAIRKVRHKNLVGLIGYCAEGTERLLVYEYIDNGNLEQWLHGDVGPVSPLTWGVRMKIAVGAARGLAYLHEGLEPKVVHRDVKSSNILLDRKWNTKVSDFGLAKLLESDASHVTTRVMGTFGYVCPDYASTGMLNETNDVYSFGVLLMEIITGRSPVDYSRPPGETNLIDWFKAMIASHRVEELVDPQISVPPPPRALKRVLLLCLRCIDIDAQKRPKMGQVVHMLEADEFSYRAGTRFARDTAPLHHLQASSRNEIPSAQTKVVNDGGERPTGS, from the exons ATGGCGGATTCCGGTGACTCCGACGGCGGGAGCGCTTTCACCGCCAAAACTCCAATTCTCCACCAGAAGCTCTACGTAGTCATAATCGTTACCGTCCTGCTCGCGCTGGCGGTTTTCATTCTGGTTTTCATCTTCCTCCGCCGCCGGAGCTGCACGCGCCGCCGTACTGGCGCAAAACGCGGTGCCGGACTCATTCCCCTGGTTAATGAGCCGGATCAACGTGCAGCAGATGAAATTTCGAATGTCGTCGAGAAGAAGGTGTTTGTCGTGGAGAACGTGGTGAAGGCGGAGCAGATTGAGTCGGAGAGTAAAAAGGCGAGCTCGGTGAGCTACGAGTCGAGTACGACTCGAAGCGAGTCGTCGTCGGTGTCAACCGACGGTTTGGGGAGCTTTGGGTGGGGGAAGTGTTACAGCTTACGGGAGCTTCAGACGGCATCGAATCAGTTCTCCGATGAGAATGTAATCGGAGAAGGAGGATACGGCGTCGTTTACTGTGGGGTTTTGCACGACGGATCTGTGGTTGCtataaaaaatttatcaaataaGAG GGGCCACGCAGAGAAAGAATTTAAGGTGGAAGTTGAAGCCATTCGGAAAGTAAGACACAAGAACCTTGTGGGTTTGATAGGTTACTGCGCGGAAGGCACTGAAAG GTTGCTTGTCTACGAGTACATTGATAATGGCAATTTGGAGCAGTGGTTGCATGGTGATGTAGGCCCTGTCAGCCCTCTAACATGGGGGGTCAGGATGAAAATTGCAGTAGGAGCAGCCAGAGG ACTCGCGTACTTGCATGAAGGACTGGAACCAAAAGTTGTTCATCGTGATGTAAAATCAAGCAACATACTTTTGGATAGGAAATGGAATACAAAAGTATCAGATTTTGGACTTGCCAAATTATTGGAATCTGATGCTAGCCATGTCACCACTCGTGTGATGGGAACATTTGG ATATGTCTGCCCTGACTATGCAAGTACCGGCATGCTTAATGAAACGAATGATGTCTACAGCTTTGGAGTTCTACTCATGGAAATAATCACTGGCAGGAGCCCGGTAGACTATTCCAGACCACCTGGAGAG ACGAACTTGATCGACTGGTTCAAAGCGATGATAGCAAGTCATCGTGTCGAAGAGTTAGTGGATCCGCAGATCAGTGTTCCTCCTCCCCCAAGAGCTTTAAAGAGAGTATTACTACTTTGCCTGCGCTGTATAGACATTGATGCCCAGAAACGGCCAAAGATGGGGCAAGTTGTGCACATGCTCGAGGCAGATGAATTCTCTTACCGTGCT GGAACCCGATTTGCTCGTGATACAGCTCCGTTACATCATCTCCAAGCCAGTAGCAGAAATGAAATTCCGTCTGCACAAACGAAAGTGGTGAATGATGGTGGAGAAAGACCAACGGGGAGCTAG